Proteins encoded in a region of the Scyliorhinus canicula chromosome 2, sScyCan1.1, whole genome shotgun sequence genome:
- the en1a gene encoding homeobox protein engrailed-1a, with translation MEEQKDQNNRVESRESSEAESVSLSPPFHSPQIQPHPAAQPPHRNTNFFIDNILRPDFGCKKDRDRAQTSGRENVNPLTRPLGASSVSPSLDCTDSSSQPSKQPQPKQNEGNGTNPAKYAENTGSALMLVGSNAEPKSNTDGNKSASSASLMWPAWVYCTRYSDRPSSGPRTRKLKKKKSDKEDKRPRTAFTAEQLQRLKAEFQTNRYITEQRRQTLAQELNLNESQIKIWFQNKRAKIKKASGLKNSLALHLMAQGLYNHSTTTVQDEKEDSE, from the exons ATGGAAGAGCAAAAGGATCAAAACAATCGAGTGGAAAGTCGAGAATCGAGCGAGGCTGAAagcgtttctctctctccaccttttcACTCTCCCCAAATACAGCCCCATCCAGCGGCACAGCCGCCGCACAGAAACACCAACTTTTTTATTGATAATATCCTGAGGCCGGACTTTGGGTGCAAGAAGGACAGGGATCGGGCGCAGACGTCCGGCAGAGAGAACGTCAATCCGCTCACCAGGCCGTTGGGCGCCTCGAGTGTGAGCCCGAGTTTAGACTGTACTGACAGCTCCTCGCAGCCCTCCAAACAGCCCCAACCAAAGCAGAACGAAGGCAATGGAACTAACCCGGCAAAGTATGCAGAAAACACTGGCTCGGCGCTCATGCTTGTGGGCTCCAATGCTGAACCCAAATCTAACACTGATGGAAACAAATCAGCATCATCAGCGTCTCTCATGTGGCCTGCCTGGGTTTATTGCACTAGATATTCAGACAGACCCTCTTCTG GTCCCCGCACTAGAAAACTGAAAAAGAAGAAGAGTGACAAAGAGGACAAGCGGCCGCGGACAGCGTTCACAGCCGAGCAGCTGCAGAGACTCAAGGCCGAATTCCAAACCAACCGTTACATCACAGAGCAGCGGCGGCAAACTTTAGCACAAGAACTCAATCTGAACGAGTCCCAGATCAAAATCTGGTTCCAGAACAAGCGGGCCAAGATCAAGAAAGCCAGCGGTCTGAAGAACAGCTTGGCTCTCCATCTCATGGCGCAGGGACTTTACAATCATTCCACCACAACAGTGCAAGACGAGAAGGAGGACAGTGAATGA